One genomic window of Halolamina sediminis includes the following:
- a CDS encoding cupin domain-containing protein: protein MRTFSPDGTDRQSLSDALGTTDVAINRYRLSPGDGLPSGLHAHLDQEEVFYVVEGTVTFETLSEPIVVDAGEAVRFAPGEYQTGTNVGESPALVLALGAPTETEQVRIPLDCPDCGHRGLSPAWDGEVLLACPECGGEHRIRGCPACGREEMQVASGDREGETVVVCPDCGAERSEPQWR from the coding sequence ATGCGGACGTTCTCGCCCGACGGTACGGATCGGCAGTCGCTCTCGGACGCGCTCGGGACGACCGACGTGGCGATCAACCGCTACCGCCTCTCTCCGGGTGACGGGCTGCCGAGCGGGCTCCACGCCCACCTCGATCAGGAGGAGGTGTTCTACGTGGTCGAGGGGACGGTGACGTTCGAGACGCTCTCGGAACCGATCGTCGTCGACGCCGGCGAGGCGGTTCGGTTCGCGCCCGGCGAGTACCAGACCGGCACGAACGTGGGGGAGTCGCCGGCCCTCGTGCTCGCACTCGGCGCACCGACCGAGACCGAGCAGGTGCGCATCCCGTTGGACTGCCCGGACTGTGGCCACCGCGGGCTCTCCCCGGCGTGGGATGGCGAGGTGCTGCTGGCCTGTCCCGAGTGTGGCGGCGAGCACCGAATCCGGGGCTGTCCGGCGTGTGGGCGCGAGGAGATGCAGGTCGCGTCTGGGGATCGCGAGGGAGAGACGGTCGTGGTCTGTCCCGACTGCGGCGCGGAGCGGTCCGAACCGCAGTGGAGGTAG
- a CDS encoding DUF420 domain-containing protein has protein sequence MNVRATVRDHTLGTATLLSVVALALVFAAALRVVPAEALPQAPAAIVDAIPHLNALICTVALATVILGVRAIREGNVERHRKLMGATFGLFALFLVAYLYRVSLVGPTEFPATGLLETAYLAILGIHITLAIVCVPLVFYALLLAWSYPVSEIPETNHRKVGKIAAPLWAISFALGVVVYLLVYVIA, from the coding sequence ATGAACGTTCGTGCTACCGTCCGCGACCACACGCTCGGGACGGCGACGCTGCTCTCCGTCGTCGCGCTCGCGCTCGTGTTCGCCGCCGCGTTGCGTGTCGTCCCCGCGGAGGCGCTCCCGCAGGCGCCCGCGGCGATCGTCGACGCGATCCCCCACCTGAACGCGCTGATCTGTACGGTCGCGCTGGCTACCGTGATCCTTGGCGTCCGGGCGATCCGGGAGGGGAACGTCGAGCGCCACCGGAAGCTAATGGGGGCGACGTTCGGCCTGTTCGCGCTGTTCCTCGTCGCCTATCTCTACCGGGTCAGCCTCGTCGGGCCGACGGAGTTCCCGGCGACGGGGCTGTTGGAGACGGCGTACCTCGCGATCCTCGGGATCCACATCACGCTCGCGATCGTCTGCGTGCCGCTGGTGTTCTACGCGCTGCTGCTCGCGTGGAGCTACCCCGTCTCGGAGATCCCGGAGACGAACCACCGAAAGGTGGGCAAGATCGCGGCGCCGCTCTGGGCGATCTCGTTCGCACTCGGTGTCGTCGTCTACCTGCTCGTGTACGTGATCGCCTGA
- a CDS encoding multidrug transporter — protein MPGKSSDSRALQLIGLAVAAVAVVGTTVFGWEFGQPDSAAPLAIAAVCVAIVAINWLR, from the coding sequence ATGCCCGGGAAGTCGAGCGACTCGCGAGCCCTCCAACTGATCGGACTAGCTGTCGCGGCCGTTGCCGTCGTCGGCACGACGGTCTTCGGCTGGGAGTTCGGCCAGCCGGACTCGGCGGCGCCGCTCGCGATCGCGGCCGTCTGTGTCGCGATCGTGGCGATCAACTGGCTGCGGTAA
- the rpl12p gene encoding 50S ribosomal protein P1 yields MEYVYAALTLNESGEEINEENITAVLEAAGVDVEESRVKALVAALEDVDIEEAIETAAAAPAAGGAAAGGADGSADEAEEAEEEDDAEEEAEAEDDDDEGDDEESGEGLGELFG; encoded by the coding sequence ATGGAATACGTTTACGCTGCACTCACGCTGAACGAATCGGGCGAGGAGATCAACGAGGAGAACATCACGGCCGTGCTCGAAGCGGCCGGCGTCGACGTCGAGGAGTCCCGCGTCAAGGCCCTCGTGGCCGCGCTGGAGGACGTCGACATCGAGGAGGCCATCGAGACGGCCGCCGCTGCGCCCGCCGCGGGCGGTGCGGCCGCCGGCGGCGCTGACGGTAGCGCCGACGAGGCCGAGGAAGCAGAGGAAGAGGACGACGCCGAGGAGGAGGCCGAGGCCGAAGACGACGACGACGAGGGTGACGACGAGGAGTCCGGCGAGGGCCTCGGCGAGCTGTTCGGTTAA
- a CDS encoding 50S ribosomal protein L10 → MSEAQDVRKTETVPEWKQQEVDELVDFLERYDAVGVVGVTGIPSRQLQSMRRGLHGTAEVRMSRNTLMTRAVEEVDEGLEQLAAEISGEVAFVGSNDNPFGLFKELEASKTPAPIGAGEVAPNDIVIPEGDTGIDPGPFVGELQSVGASARIMEGSIKVTEDSHVLDAGETVSEDLANVLAEMGIEPKEVGLDLRAVYADGVLFEPDELALDVDEYREDVQAAAAAARNLSVNAAYPTAENAGTLLAKAAGEAKSVGLEATIVNEELAPDLIGKADAQLRALAAQIDDEEALPEELQGVEAPAASEDVDEDEDEQDDETTDAEDADDAEPEDDSDDDSDGGEGLGEMFG, encoded by the coding sequence ATGAGCGAAGCCCAGGACGTCCGCAAGACCGAGACGGTGCCCGAGTGGAAGCAGCAAGAGGTCGACGAGCTCGTCGACTTCCTCGAGCGCTACGACGCCGTCGGCGTCGTCGGCGTCACGGGCATCCCCTCGCGACAGCTCCAGAGCATGCGCCGCGGGCTCCACGGCACCGCCGAGGTGCGCATGAGCCGCAACACGCTCATGACCCGCGCCGTCGAGGAGGTCGACGAGGGCCTCGAACAGCTCGCCGCGGAGATCAGCGGCGAGGTCGCCTTCGTCGGCTCGAACGACAACCCGTTCGGGCTGTTCAAGGAGCTCGAAGCCTCGAAGACCCCGGCGCCGATCGGCGCCGGCGAGGTCGCCCCCAACGACATCGTCATCCCCGAGGGTGACACCGGGATCGACCCCGGCCCGTTCGTGGGCGAGCTGCAGTCGGTCGGCGCCTCCGCCCGGATCATGGAGGGGTCGATCAAGGTCACCGAGGACTCCCACGTGCTCGACGCGGGGGAGACGGTCTCCGAGGACCTGGCGAACGTGCTCGCCGAGATGGGTATCGAGCCCAAGGAGGTCGGTCTCGACCTGCGCGCCGTCTACGCCGACGGCGTGCTGTTCGAGCCCGACGAGCTCGCACTCGACGTCGACGAGTACCGCGAGGACGTCCAGGCTGCCGCCGCGGCCGCCCGGAACCTCTCGGTCAACGCCGCCTACCCGACCGCCGAGAACGCGGGCACCCTGCTCGCGAAGGCGGCCGGCGAGGCCAAATCCGTCGGCCTCGAGGCGACGATCGTCAACGAGGAGCTCGCCCCCGATCTGATCGGCAAGGCGGACGCACAGCTGCGTGCGCTGGCCGCCCAGATCGACGACGAGGAGGCACTCCCCGAGGAGCTGCAGGGCGTGGAAGCGCCGGCAGCCTCCGAGGACGTCGACGAGGACGAGGACGAACAGGACGACGAAACGACTGATGCCGAGGACGCCGACGACGCTGAGCCGGAGGACGACTCCGACGACGACAGCGACGGCGGGGAAGGTCTCGGCGAGATGTTCGGGTAA
- a CDS encoding 50S ribosomal protein L1 has product MADSIEEAVSRALEDAPDRNFTETVDLAVNLRDIDLNDPSNRVDESVVLPSGTGQETRIVVFATGETAVRAEDVADEVLSPDELEDLGDDDDEAKDLADDTDFFIAEAAMMQDIGRYLGTVLGPRGKMPTPLQPDDDVVETVERMKNTVQIRSGDRRTFHTRVGAQDMTPDEVSNNIDVIIRRLEADLEKGPLNIDSIYVKTTMGPAVEVPA; this is encoded by the coding sequence ATGGCAGATTCAATAGAGGAAGCAGTATCCCGCGCACTCGAGGACGCACCCGATCGGAACTTCACCGAGACGGTCGACCTCGCAGTTAATCTGCGCGACATCGACTTGAACGACCCGTCCAACCGGGTCGACGAGAGCGTCGTGCTCCCGTCAGGAACCGGACAGGAGACACGTATCGTCGTCTTCGCGACCGGCGAGACCGCCGTCCGCGCCGAAGACGTCGCCGACGAGGTGCTCAGCCCCGACGAGCTGGAGGATCTCGGCGACGACGACGACGAGGCGAAGGACCTCGCCGACGATACGGACTTCTTCATCGCGGAGGCCGCGATGATGCAAGACATCGGCCGCTACCTCGGGACCGTGCTCGGTCCGCGAGGGAAGATGCCGACCCCGCTCCAGCCCGACGACGACGTGGTGGAGACGGTCGAACGGATGAAAAACACCGTTCAGATCCGCTCCGGCGACCGCCGGACGTTCCACACCCGCGTCGGCGCCCAGGACATGACCCCCGACGAGGTCTCGAACAACATCGACGTCATCATTCGTCGTCTCGAGGCCGACCTCGAGAAGGGCCCCCTCAACATCGACTCCATCTACGTGAAGACCACGATGGGGCCGGCCGTGGAGGTGCCCGCATGA
- the priS gene encoding DNA primase small subunit PriS, which translates to MEDRTRNYLRGRFGDYYADADLSVPPEPAAREWGHIPYTESDGTTMVRHRSLLDMGGDAQSVREFLEREAPRHAYFSAARYDDPDNRTMAEKGWRGADLVFDLDADHLPGVDEEQASYAEMLAACKDALQRLLDLLREDFGFADDELLIVFSGGRGYHVHVRNGALLDLDSEARREIVDYVRAVDLDRDDLIRTVSYGGTTRRELKTGGGWGRRVHRELVEFVAELREMDREDALEALTAFDGIGDGRASTILDAAERNPDAIREGNVEAGGPGLRKLIEALTAQVVGNETAPIDEPVTTDVRRLIRLPGTLHGGTGFVVKPIDPADLDAFDPLEDAVAHRFRGQRIMVNVTEPGPVDLGGETALEPGPQSVEEYVGVFLMARGRAEKAAE; encoded by the coding sequence ATGGAGGACCGCACGCGGAACTACCTTCGAGGGCGCTTCGGCGACTACTACGCCGACGCCGACCTCTCGGTGCCGCCCGAGCCCGCGGCTCGGGAGTGGGGGCACATCCCCTACACCGAGAGCGACGGAACGACGATGGTCCGCCACCGGTCGCTGCTGGATATGGGCGGGGATGCCCAGTCGGTCCGGGAGTTCCTCGAACGCGAGGCGCCCCGCCACGCCTACTTCTCGGCGGCGCGCTACGACGACCCCGACAACAGGACGATGGCCGAGAAGGGCTGGCGCGGCGCGGATCTCGTGTTCGACCTCGACGCCGACCACCTCCCCGGCGTCGACGAGGAACAGGCCAGCTACGCCGAGATGCTCGCGGCGTGTAAGGACGCACTCCAGCGACTGCTCGACCTGCTCCGGGAGGACTTCGGCTTCGCCGACGACGAGCTGCTGATCGTCTTCTCGGGCGGCCGTGGCTACCACGTCCACGTCCGCAACGGCGCGTTGCTCGACCTCGACAGCGAGGCCCGGCGCGAGATCGTCGACTACGTCCGCGCGGTCGACCTCGACCGCGACGACCTGATCCGCACCGTCTCCTACGGCGGCACCACCCGCCGCGAGCTCAAGACCGGCGGCGGCTGGGGCCGACGCGTCCACCGCGAACTCGTGGAGTTCGTCGCCGAACTCCGGGAGATGGACCGCGAGGACGCCCTCGAAGCGCTCACCGCGTTCGATGGGATCGGCGACGGCCGGGCGAGCACCATCCTCGACGCCGCGGAGCGCAACCCCGACGCGATCCGCGAGGGGAACGTCGAGGCCGGCGGTCCCGGCCTGCGCAAGCTGATCGAGGCGCTGACCGCACAGGTCGTCGGGAACGAGACCGCGCCGATCGACGAGCCCGTCACCACCGACGTCCGCCGGCTGATCCGACTCCCGGGGACGCTCCACGGCGGGACTGGCTTCGTCGTGAAACCAATCGACCCCGCGGATCTCGACGCGTTCGACCCGCTAGAAGACGCCGTCGCCCACCGCTTCCGCGGCCAGCGGATCATGGTGAACGTCACCGAGCCCGGCCCGGTCGATCTCGGCGGCGAAACAGCTTTAGAGCCCGGTCCGCAATCAGTGGAAGAGTACGTCGGCGTGTTCCTCATGGCGAGGGGGCGCGCCGAGAAAGCCGCAGAGTAA
- a CDS encoding DNA replication complex subunit Gins51, translating to MDIDELQTVQSKERQKDSLQHLRDSFYEDVAAYIEELKAERERVAEEADEPFSDPEVSRLSDDIERAEDVVEAIYERRVGKVVKMASFKAADMPVEEEGLTTQERDLFEDMVGRIGENRSRVLDILAGEGDSVPAGSPGAQPEPTQTTEPSEPAAPGGGAPTGTDDTGPSRDEPAVGTGAPDPAGPSSADESDDVPPAPPDRPAGEAEAAGSEPPEAPVDPRSDGGVATASADVGGDDAPTSADAAATGAGTEAAAAAADDERTTVRVTEDVGRLLGVDDREYELESEDVVSLPADNAEALLQREAAEQLW from the coding sequence ATGGATATCGACGAACTCCAGACGGTCCAGAGCAAGGAGCGCCAGAAGGACAGCCTCCAGCACCTGCGGGACTCGTTCTACGAGGACGTCGCGGCGTACATCGAGGAGCTGAAAGCGGAGCGCGAGCGCGTGGCCGAGGAAGCCGACGAGCCGTTCTCGGACCCCGAGGTCTCCCGGCTGAGCGACGACATCGAGCGCGCGGAGGACGTCGTCGAGGCGATCTACGAGCGCCGCGTCGGGAAGGTCGTCAAGATGGCCTCGTTCAAGGCCGCCGATATGCCCGTGGAGGAGGAGGGGCTCACCACGCAAGAGCGGGACCTGTTCGAGGATATGGTCGGCCGTATCGGCGAGAACCGCTCGCGCGTGCTGGACATCCTCGCCGGCGAGGGCGACAGCGTCCCCGCGGGCTCGCCGGGCGCCCAGCCCGAGCCGACCCAGACGACGGAACCGAGCGAGCCGGCAGCGCCCGGCGGCGGGGCGCCGACGGGAACCGACGACACCGGTCCCTCACGCGACGAGCCGGCGGTCGGCACGGGCGCGCCCGATCCGGCCGGCCCGTCGAGCGCCGACGAGTCCGACGACGTGCCGCCGGCACCGCCGGACAGGCCGGCCGGTGAGGCCGAGGCGGCGGGGTCGGAACCGCCCGAGGCACCGGTCGATCCCCGATCGGACGGCGGGGTCGCGACCGCGAGCGCCGACGTGGGCGGAGACGACGCGCCTACGAGTGCGGACGCCGCCGCGACCGGCGCGGGGACGGAGGCCGCCGCTGCGGCGGCTGACGACGAGCGGACGACCGTCCGCGTCACCGAGGACGTGGGGCGATTGCTCGGCGTCGACGATCGCGAGTACGAACTGGAGAGCGAGGACGTGGTGTCGCTGCCCGCGGACAACGCCGAGGCGCTGCTCCAGCGCGAGGCCGCCGAGCAGCTCTGGTGA
- the bcp gene encoding thioredoxin-dependent thiol peroxidase, producing MLEPGDDAPEFSLPNQDGDVVSLSDLPGEYAVVYFYPRADTPGCTTEACSFRDDWDTYEEAGVSVVGISDDPVEDLADFREKYDLPFDLLSDEDGEVSAAYASYGEKNVFGNQVMGVFRNTFVVNDGEIVAVYEGVDPENHAEEILADLDLN from the coding sequence ATGCTCGAACCCGGCGACGACGCCCCCGAGTTCTCGCTCCCCAACCAGGACGGCGACGTGGTCTCGCTCTCGGATCTGCCCGGCGAGTACGCGGTCGTCTACTTCTACCCGCGCGCCGACACGCCCGGCTGCACCACCGAGGCCTGTTCGTTCCGTGACGACTGGGACACCTACGAGGAGGCGGGCGTCTCAGTCGTCGGCATCAGCGACGACCCCGTCGAGGATCTGGCTGATTTCCGTGAGAAGTACGACCTCCCGTTCGACCTGCTCTCCGACGAGGACGGCGAGGTGTCCGCGGCGTACGCCTCCTACGGCGAGAAGAACGTCTTCGGCAACCAAGTGATGGGCGTGTTCCGCAACACGTTCGTCGTGAACGACGGCGAGATCGTCGCCGTCTACGAGGGCGTCGACCCCGAGAACCACGCCGAGGAGATTCTGGCGGATCTCGACCTGAACTGA
- a CDS encoding DMT family transporter, with product MSRYQDAGLFVVLAVAWGAGFSAIEVGLETIPPILFAGFRFDIGAVVTIGALAALGRLDLPQTRADWQAIAVAAAFLVFGNVFFLFFGQLYTSGSVASVVYSLNPVLTVGFAALLLSGDGLALRDAVGIVLGLIGVVLIARPSPTAATEPPAGAPDLLDGAFALLGPDALGAALVFCAVIAVAAGSVLLRRVDAPMASLPTTGWAMGLGAIMLHAASLGLGESIVVPSGTWTWVAVGYVGVVASSVGYGAYFTLMRSRGPFTANLVSYAVPPVAAVTGWALLDEALPPAAVAGFGCILVGFLVLNRKVVSEELQRLRA from the coding sequence GTGTCCCGCTATCAGGACGCCGGGCTGTTCGTGGTGCTGGCTGTCGCGTGGGGGGCCGGCTTCTCGGCGATCGAGGTCGGCCTGGAGACGATCCCGCCGATCCTGTTCGCGGGGTTTCGATTCGATATCGGCGCAGTCGTAACAATCGGCGCGCTCGCGGCGCTGGGGCGGCTGGATCTCCCGCAGACCCGCGCGGACTGGCAGGCGATCGCCGTCGCGGCGGCGTTTCTCGTGTTCGGGAACGTCTTCTTCCTCTTCTTCGGGCAGCTCTACACCTCCGGCTCGGTCGCGTCGGTCGTGTACAGCCTCAATCCCGTGCTCACTGTCGGCTTCGCCGCCCTGCTACTCTCGGGTGACGGGCTGGCGCTCCGGGACGCGGTGGGGATCGTCCTCGGACTGATCGGCGTGGTGCTGATCGCGCGGCCGTCGCCGACCGCCGCGACCGAGCCGCCGGCCGGGGCTCCCGATCTGCTCGACGGCGCGTTCGCGCTGCTCGGGCCGGACGCGCTCGGGGCGGCGCTGGTGTTCTGTGCGGTGATCGCAGTCGCGGCGGGCAGCGTGCTGCTGCGCCGGGTCGACGCACCGATGGCCAGCCTCCCCACGACTGGCTGGGCGATGGGGCTGGGCGCGATCATGCTCCACGCCGCCAGCCTCGGGCTGGGGGAGTCGATCGTCGTGCCATCGGGGACGTGGACGTGGGTCGCGGTCGGCTACGTCGGCGTCGTCGCGAGCTCGGTGGGGTACGGGGCGTACTTCACGCTGATGCGCAGTCGGGGGCCGTTCACCGCGAACCTCGTGAGCTACGCGGTGCCGCCGGTCGCCGCCGTCACGGGCTGGGCGCTACTCGACGAGGCGCTCCCGCCAGCGGCCGTCGCCGGCTTCGGCTGCATCCTCGTGGGCTTTCTCGTGCTGAATCGAAAAGTGGTCAGCGAGGAGCTCCAGCGACTGCGGGCCTGA
- a CDS encoding metallophosphoesterase — MSRYLISDHHFGHANIIEYCDRPFDSPGAMDSAMLDAHYETVPPDAVLVHLGDVAMDMQDGRETIERFNQLDGDLLVRGNHDVGLDPDDAPFPVVDATVLDHGERTFYCTHRPEDVPEDWDGWVIHGHHHDNNPDTHPFVAADARRVNVSAELLDYRPVRLDGLTALLDRCGSTERLRDAAAAESRFEIDLR; from the coding sequence GTGAGCCGCTACCTGATCTCCGACCACCACTTCGGCCACGCGAACATCATCGAGTACTGCGACCGGCCGTTCGACTCGCCCGGCGCGATGGACAGCGCGATGCTCGACGCCCACTACGAGACGGTCCCGCCCGACGCCGTGCTCGTCCACCTCGGCGACGTGGCGATGGATATGCAGGACGGCCGGGAGACGATCGAGCGGTTCAACCAGCTCGACGGCGATCTGCTGGTGCGTGGCAACCACGACGTCGGGCTCGACCCCGACGACGCGCCGTTCCCGGTCGTCGACGCCACCGTACTGGATCACGGCGAGCGCACGTTCTACTGCACTCACCGCCCGGAGGACGTGCCGGAGGACTGGGACGGCTGGGTGATCCACGGCCACCACCACGACAACAACCCCGACACGCACCCGTTCGTCGCGGCCGACGCGCGTCGCGTGAACGTCTCCGCGGAGCTACTCGACTACCGCCCGGTCCGGCTCGATGGGCTGACGGCGCTGCTCGATCGGTGTGGGTCGACCGAGCGCCTTCGGGACGCCGCAGCCGCCGAGTCCCGGTTCGAGATCGACCTGCGGTGA
- the idsA3 gene encoding geranylfarnesyl diphosphate synthase — MSDEATVERLLAAVKQRRERVNDAIAEELPIEEPERLYEASRYLLDAGGKRLRPTVCLLVGEALADVAPGTADYREFPALYDGEVDLLRAAVSIEVIQSFTLIHDDIMDDDDLRRGVPAVHREYDESTAILAGDTLYAKAFEFMTDTGSRPELSVAATNRLARTCTEICEGQALDVEFETRAGVLPEEYLEMVELKTAVLYGASAAIPAILLGADDETVEALRQYGIDSGRAFQIQDDVLDLTVPSEELGKQRGSDLVGEKETLITLHARQQGVDVDGLVGAETADELTEAEVAAAVETLEEAGSIEYARSKAEELTARSKDHLDALPDNEASRLLADLADYLINRGY, encoded by the coding sequence ATGAGCGACGAAGCGACGGTCGAACGGCTGCTCGCCGCGGTGAAACAGCGCCGCGAGCGGGTCAACGACGCCATCGCCGAGGAGCTCCCGATCGAGGAGCCCGAACGCCTCTACGAGGCCTCGCGCTACCTGCTCGACGCCGGGGGGAAGCGCCTGCGGCCGACGGTGTGTCTGCTCGTTGGCGAGGCGCTGGCCGACGTGGCGCCGGGGACCGCCGACTACCGCGAGTTCCCCGCGCTGTACGACGGCGAGGTCGACCTGCTGCGGGCGGCAGTCAGCATCGAGGTGATCCAGTCGTTCACGCTGATCCACGACGACATCATGGACGACGACGACCTCCGGCGCGGCGTGCCGGCGGTCCACCGCGAGTACGACGAGTCGACCGCGATCCTCGCGGGCGACACGCTGTACGCCAAGGCGTTCGAGTTCATGACCGACACCGGCAGCCGGCCGGAGCTCTCCGTCGCGGCCACCAACCGGCTGGCGCGCACCTGCACCGAGATCTGCGAGGGGCAGGCGCTGGACGTGGAGTTCGAGACCCGCGCGGGCGTGCTGCCCGAGGAGTACCTCGAGATGGTCGAGCTCAAAACCGCCGTGCTGTACGGCGCCTCCGCGGCCATTCCGGCGATCCTGCTCGGCGCCGACGACGAGACCGTCGAGGCGCTGCGGCAGTACGGGATCGACTCCGGACGCGCGTTCCAGATCCAAGACGACGTGCTCGACCTCACCGTTCCGAGCGAGGAGTTGGGCAAGCAGCGCGGCTCGGACCTCGTCGGGGAGAAGGAGACGCTGATCACCCTCCACGCACGCCAGCAGGGCGTCGACGTGGACGGGCTCGTGGGCGCCGAGACCGCCGACGAGCTCACCGAGGCCGAGGTCGCCGCGGCCGTCGAGACGCTCGAGGAGGCGGGCAGCATCGAGTACGCCCGCTCGAAGGCCGAAGAGCTGACCGCGCGCTCGAAGGACCACCTCGACGCGCTACCGGACAACGAGGCAAGCCGGCTGCTCGCTGACTTGGCGGACTACCTGATCAACCGCGGCTACTGA
- a CDS encoding ribonuclease J gives MEVEIATIGGYEEVGRQCTAVRAGDDVVIFDMGLNLSKVLIHDNVETEQMHSLDLIDMGAIPDDRVMSEIEGDVQAIVPTHGHLDHIGAISKLAHRYDAPIVSAPFTIELVKQQVQGESKFEVDNDLIKMDAGETMQIGDDTELEFVNVTHSIIDAINPVLHTPEGAVVYGLDKRMDHTPVIGDPIDMDRFSEISREEGVLAYIEDCTNASKKGRTPSERVAREHLRDVMMSLEDYDGGIVATTFSSHIARVKSLVEFAEEIGREPVLLGRSMEKYSGTAERLGFVDFPDDLGMYGHRKSVDRTFKRIMKEGKENYLPIVTGHQGEPRAMLTRMGRGETPYDIEDGDKVIFSARVIPEPTNEGQRYQSEQLLRMQGAHIYDEIHVSGHLSQEGHYQMLEALQPEHVFPAHQDLKNAAQYVDLCESEGYTLGEDIHLSRNGQVHQITE, from the coding sequence ATGGAAGTCGAAATCGCAACAATCGGCGGCTACGAAGAGGTCGGTAGACAGTGTACCGCGGTCCGCGCGGGCGACGACGTCGTCATCTTCGACATGGGCCTGAACCTGAGTAAGGTCCTGATTCACGACAACGTCGAGACCGAGCAGATGCACAGCCTCGACCTGATCGACATGGGCGCCATCCCGGACGACCGGGTCATGTCCGAGATCGAGGGCGACGTGCAGGCCATCGTGCCCACGCACGGCCACCTCGACCACATCGGCGCCATCTCGAAGCTGGCCCACCGCTACGACGCACCGATCGTCTCGGCGCCCTTCACGATCGAGCTGGTGAAACAGCAGGTCCAGGGCGAGTCGAAGTTCGAGGTCGACAACGACCTGATCAAGATGGACGCCGGGGAGACGATGCAGATCGGCGACGACACCGAACTGGAGTTCGTCAACGTCACCCACTCCATCATCGACGCGATCAACCCCGTGCTCCACACGCCGGAGGGCGCCGTGGTGTACGGGCTGGACAAGCGCATGGACCACACGCCCGTCATCGGCGACCCGATCGACATGGATCGGTTCAGCGAGATCAGCCGGGAGGAGGGCGTGCTCGCGTACATCGAGGACTGTACCAACGCCTCGAAGAAGGGCCGGACGCCCTCCGAGCGCGTCGCCCGCGAGCACCTGCGTGACGTGATGATGAGTCTGGAGGATTACGACGGCGGGATCGTCGCGACCACGTTCTCCAGCCACATCGCCCGCGTGAAGAGCCTCGTCGAGTTCGCCGAGGAGATCGGCCGCGAGCCGGTGCTGCTCGGTCGCTCGATGGAGAAGTACTCCGGCACGGCCGAGCGCCTCGGCTTCGTCGACTTCCCGGACGATCTCGGGATGTACGGCCACCGCAAGTCCGTCGACCGCACGTTCAAGCGGATCATGAAGGAGGGGAAGGAAAACTACCTCCCGATCGTCACCGGCCACCAGGGCGAGCCCCGCGCGATGCTCACCCGGATGGGTCGCGGCGAGACCCCATACGACATCGAGGACGGCGACAAGGTCATCTTCAGTGCCCGCGTGATCCCGGAGCCGACCAACGAGGGCCAGCGCTACCAGTCCGAGCAGCTGCTCCGGATGCAGGGCGCCCACATCTACGACGAGATCCACGTCTCCGGCCACCTGAGCCAGGAGGGCCACTACCAGATGCTGGAGGCGCTCCAGCCCGAACACGTGTTCCCCGCCCACCAGGACCTCAAGAACGCCGCACAGTACGTCGACCTGTGTGAGTCCGAGGGGTACACGCTGGGCGAGGACATCCACCTCTCGCGCAACGGGCAGGTCCACCAGATCACGGAGTAA